Genomic window (Cellulosilyticum lentocellum DSM 5427):
AGTCGGTGATGTTATGAATCAAATTGTAAGCAGTCAAACCAGGCTCTTTATCACTTCTATCGAAATAGGGATTATGATGGGGATTATATTTGACCTAGTAAGAATTGTGAGAAAAATTATAAAGCACCCTAATTTCTTTGTACAGCTAGAAGATATGCTATACTGGATTTTTTGTGGTTTTACTGGGTTCTATATGCTTTATATATGTAATTATGCAGATATAAGACCTTATATCTTTATTGGTATTATTTTAGGAGCAACTCTGTATTTCCTAACCTTTAGCATTGTTTTTATGGGAATTATGACTAGGATTATTAATTATGTAAAAGCAGTACTTAGAAAGCTTTATCATCTAATCCTTATCCCTGTTAGAGGAACTATAAGGCTAATTAAGGTTCCTTTAAATTACATACAAAATAAACACAATCAGATGAAATACTATCAAAAACTTAAAAGACGGGCGGTTGCCAGGAAGAAATATCAACAAGAGGCAGATAAAAAAACAGAACGTTTTTTAAAAAATCAAAAAATATGATTTACAAAGGCTGATAGCTTTTATATTATAATAAGTAAGAAGGATACAAAATAAATTTTAATTTTATATAAAAGCAGGGATACAAATGAGAAAACAAAAAGTAATCATTTTAAGAATTACATTTATCGTCACTACCCTGGGAGTATTGGGCTTGTTTGTAAGTGGACAAAATCTTAGGGTATTGAACCAAAAAGTTGATAAAGAGTTAGAAGTAACAAGAGAAAAAGTAGCTGTTCAACAAGATAAGCTAGAGGCACTACAAAAAGAAGTGACAGATATTAACTCTAAAGAGTATATTGAAAAGGTAGCAACAGATCAACTGGGTATGGTAGAAGAGGATACAATTGTCTTTCGAGAAAAGAAATAGCCTTGACAAAAATGATACATGGATTATACTTAAATTAACAGAGCATATAGTGTTGCTTTGTTATTAGAAGAATAACGCGGGATGGAGCAGTTGGCAGCTCGTCGGGCTCATAACCCGAAGGTCACAGGTTCAAGTCCTGTTCCCGCTATTACCAAAAGAAACAGCTTAAACCTATTTAAGCTGTTTCTTTTTATGAAATTAGCTTTTATGAATGAAAAATAGTTGAACAAATAGACATAAACAAGCTATGATAAATACAAAAGGAGTGATAAGATGTTAGAAATGGAGCAATTGCAGACAAGTTTGCAACCGTATAAAGCGAAATTAGTTGAAATGGGGAACCGTCTTTGACATCGAAGGATGCAAAGTTAAAGCTAGTGAACTAGAAGAAATGTCTATGGACAATGCTTTTTGGAATGATATAGAAAGGGCCCAAAGTGTACTACAACAACTTAAAAATTATAAAGACCGTATAGAAAAATACGATAAATTATGTGGTAGTTTTGAAGATATTTTAGTGCTGATAGAAATGGCTAATGAGGATGAGGATATTGGGCTAGCAGAGGAAGCAAAAGCATGTGCCAAAACTTTTGAAGAAGATTACAGTGAAATGCTTACTGCCACGTTATTAGATCAGGAGTATGACCGTAATAATGCCATATTAGAACTCCATCCAGGAGCAGGTGGAACTGAGGCGTGTGACTGGGTAGCTATGCTTTTTAGAATGTATACAAGATGGGCTGACAGAAAAGGTTTTAAGGTGGAAGTCCTTGATTATCTCGATGGAGATGAAGCAGGTATTAAGTCAGTAACTATTCAAATAAGTGGTGAGAATGCCTATGGTTATTTAAAATCTGAAAAGGGAATTCACCGTTTAGTACGTATATCACCTTTTGATTCTTCTGGAAGAAGACATACTTCTTTTGCTTCGTGTGATGTTATACCTGAGATTACAGATGAAATAGAAATTGATATTAGGCCAGAAGACTTACGTATAGATACGTATCGTTCGACAGGTGCAGGTGGACAACATGTCAATACAACAGATTCAGCTGTGCGTATTACTCATTTACCAACTAATATCGTGGTACAATGCCAAAATGAACGTTCACAGATTCAAAATAGAGAAAGAGCTATGCAAATGCTAAAAGCAAAACTCTATGAAAAAGAACAAGAGGAACGTATGGATAGAATAGATGGTATACGAGGAGAAAAAAAAGATATTGCATGGGGAAGTCAAATTAGATCCTATGTTTTTCATCCCTATAATATGGTAAAGGACCATAGAACGAGTGAGGAAACAGGTAATACTTCAGCCGTTATGGATGGAGATATAGACCGCTTTATGAATGCTTATTTAGGATGGATTCATCAAAAAGATTGATATTCAGGGGGAATGTCTTATGGAGAGTAAGCAGATTGTCGTTTTCAAATTATTAGAACATGAGTTTGGTATGGATATAATAAAGGTGTTAGAAATACAAAATTATGAATCAATAAGGCCTGTACCAGAGGTGCCCGATTATATAGAGGGGATTATCAATGTGAGAGGTGTTGTATTTACCATATTCAATTTACGAAAAAGACTAAACCTGCCATTACAGGAAAACTTAAGTCATTCAAAACTGATTTTAATGAATCTAAAGGATAATAGGGTTGGGTTTATTGTGGATAGTGTATCAGAGATATTAACAGTAGAAACCATGCATATAGAAGAATCATCAACTATATTAGGAAAAAAAGAAGTAAGCTGTATACAAGGAATTATCAAAAAAGCAGATCAAATGATTCTTTTATTGGATGTAGATATACTTATTTCAGAGACACAAGAAATGATGCCGTTAGGAGTAAATGATGAAAACAATTATAGTAGCAACTCAAAATAAAGGAAAAGTAAAAGAAATAAAAGAGATGTTAGCTGATCTACAAGTTGAAGTAAAAACTATGGGAGAAGCAGGGATAGATATAGATATCGAAGAAAATGGTACGACCTTTGAAGCGAATGCCATCATTAAGTCAGAAGCAATAGCAGCGCTTGAACCAAATGCTATTGTAATTGCAGATGATTCAGGGCTAGAAATTGATTATTTAAATAAGGAACCGGGTGTATATTCTGCTAGGTATTTAGGGAAAGATACATCATATGAAATAAAAAATCAAATGATATTAGAAAAATTACAAGATGTAGCTAAAGAAGAACGAACAGCAAGATTCGTTTGTAGTATTGCTATGAGTCGTAAGAATGAAGCTACAATAACGACAACAGGTGTATTAGAAGGCTATATTGGTTATGAAGCGAAGGGCACTAATGGATTCGGATATGACCCTATTTTTTACGTAGAAGAATTAGGGACTTCTACAGCTATGCTCTCTATGGAGGAGAAGAATCAAATTAGTCATCGTGCCAAAGCACTTAAAGCTATGAAAAAAGAATTATTAAAAGTACTGTAGGTGAGTAAATGAAAGTACTAATAATAAGTGATACTCATGGAAAGATTGAAAATGTAAAAATGATATTAGAACGCACAATTCCTCTAGGTGTGGGTACTGTATTGCATTGTGGAGATTATGTTAGTGATGCAAGGCTATTACAAAAATACTATCCTGGTGTAGAGATATATTATGTGTATGGTAATTGTGATGTTGGCTTTGGAGGTGCATACAGTGAAGTGGTAACTATAGAAGGTGTATCCTTTTATATGACTCATGGGCACAGGTATGGTGTAAAATGGGGAGAATATGATGATCTTATTATTGATGCCATAGCTCATGAAGCACAGGTAGCAGTATGTGGTCATTCTCATTGTGCTCATATAGAGAGAAAAGAAGATGTACTTCTATTAAACCCGGGAAGTATGACGCAGCCTAGAGATGGAAAATACCCTTCTTATGCTATTGTAGAAGTTAAGGGTGGGCAAATCAAAGAAGCAAATATCATGCAAATAATTGAGAATGAGAATGTCATTATACATCCTATAAGTAATAGATATAGGGCAAGGTAAAAAAAATAAAAAAAACATAAAAGGTGTTGACGTATGCAAAGAAGTTAGGTATAATACATTTTGTCAGTCGAGGAGGGAACTCTAAGAACTGACAAAATGAAGCATATGATATGCGGGTGTAGTTCAATGGTAGAACTTCAGCCTTCCAAGCTGACTACGTGGGTTCGATTCCCATCACCCGCTCTTGTGTATCCATAGCTCAGCTGGATAGAGCAACGCCCTTCTAAGGCGTGGGTCCGGGGTTCGAATCCCTGTGGATACGGTATGGTGGGTATAGCTCAGTTGGTAGTAGCACTGGATTGTGGTTCCAGGTGTCGTGGGTTCGAGCCCCATTACCCACCTTTTATTATGGACAAACGTACATAATAATGTAGGGTTATCGCCAAGCGGTAAGGCACAGGATTTTGATTCCTGCATTCGGAGGTTCAAATCCTCCTAGCCCTGTTAGGACATTTGTCCTATGGTTTGGGTCACTAGCTCAGTCGGTAGAGCACTTGACTTTTAATCAAGTTGTCCCGGGTTCGATTCCCGGGTGGCTCATTCTTAACTCAATAGTTAAGGTTTTAATATGCGGGCGTGGCGGAATTGGCAGACGCACTAGACTTAGGATCTAGCGCCGCGAGGTGTAAGGGTTCGACTCCCTTCGCCCGCATCATTAAATAAATATGCATAGTATATGCGGGTGTAGTTCAATGGTAGAACTTCAGCCTTCCAAGCTGACTACGTGGGTTCGATTCCCATCACCCGCTCTTATGTATCCATAGCTCAGCTGGATAGAGCAACGCCCTTCTAAGGCGTGGGTCCGGGGTTCGAATCCCTGTGGATACGGTATATAGGGTTATCGCCAAGCGGTAAGGCACAGGATTTTGATTCCTGCAGACGGAGGTTCGAATCCTCCTAGCCCTGTATAAAAAACCCAGTGTAGATGATAGCATCTATACTGGCTTTTTTATGTTTGTGAGAGAAATAAAAAGAAGGTAGAAATACATTATAAAAGAAGCCGAACTAAGGAAATAAAATATACTTAGTTCGGCTTCTTTTGTTTATCTAGCTCTTTGAAGAAACTTAATTAATAATTGCTACAAGGAACCTTATGAAAGATATAGCAAGGCTCCTCAGCATTGTCGGCGCTTCATGATACTACTAAATGGCAATTATTAAAGCTTAACCAAGAGGAGGGGCCTTAAGGATTTGATGGATGAACCTTTTTGAGGAATCAAACCTCTAAGACTCTAGTTTAAAAACTTTATTTTTATATAAAGATATATGTAGCTAGGAAAGACAATCCCTAATAAATAATAAAACAAATTCCTATTTTTCTGTAGGAACTCCATAGGTAGCTAAATTATTGTTTTTATAGCGATTATCTAATGTGATGTCTTTTCCAAACCACTGAGGAGCTTTGAAAGAATCAGCAGCGGCTACGGAAGTAAATTCAACTTCTACGGTGCATAAGCCATCTAAGTGACCTTGATAGATATCTAACTCAGCTGTTAATTGATTTTCTAAAGGAATAAAATACCTTGTTTTTTTAATAGGCGAGCTATCTACTTTTTTATAAAGAGAATCATACTGCTCTTTGGTGATGGGCATTTCAAATTCTTCTCGTATCATATGCCCTTGGGATTTAACTGTAAGAAAATATTGGTTTCCCATCTCACGAAGCCTTATAACAGGATCGGTTGAAATGTATGCCTGTGTTATTTTTTCGCTTGAGTATGCTTCAAGTGAAGGATAGTCTTGCACTAAAAATTTACGTTCAATTTCCAAAATTAATTACCCCCTTAATTAAACCTTACTATATATTATATTACCATATTAGAAATATAAAAGCATGTTATTTAGAAAAATAGAGCGTATGAATTAATTGAGAGGTTGTTATAAGAAGGCATATTAAAGCAAATAAGTAAAGATTTCTTATTAATACGTTTTAGATTAAAGCTATGTCATATATATATAAGAGAATAAGATAAAACAGGATGAAAGAATTATATGGCTATATTTAGTAAAGAGGTGAATAATGGGAAAATATAAGGTATGTGTTTATGCGATTAGTAAAGATGAAGAGCAGTTTGTTGAGCGGTGGATGGATGCTGTAAGTGAAGCAGATTTAGTAGTTGTTTTGGACACTGGTTCTACGGATGAGACGGTTGGTAAATTGCGTAAAAGAGGGGCGATTGTTTATGAAGATAAGATAGAGCCATGGAGATTTGATGTGGCTCGAAATAAGGCCTTAGACTATGTGCCTATAGATGTAGATATTTGTGTATCCAACGACTTAGATGAAGTATTTGAAAAAGGATGGAGAAAAAAACTAGAAGAAGTCTGGCGACCTTTTTATACAAGAGCAAAATATAGATTTACATGGTCATATAAAGCGGATAGTAGTCCTGATAAACAATTTGTAATGGAAAAAATACATGCTAGGAATAATTTTAGGTGGATTCATCCTGTACATGAGGTACTTGAGTATATTGGAGAAGAACCAGATCAGTCAGTAGCTATTTATGATATTGTGTTAAATCATTATCCAGACTTAACTAAACCTAGGAGTCAATACTTAGCTTTATTGGAATTATCAGCAGAAGAAAACCCTATGGATGATCGTACAATTTTTTGGCTAGGGCGAGAGTATATGTATTATAGCCAATATGATGCTTGTATAGAGATTTTAAAGAGGCATCTGTCGTTACCAACAGCTACTTGGGATGAGGAAAGGTCAGCTTCTATGCGTTTTATTTCTAATAGTTATAAAGCAATGGAGAATATGTCAGAAGCAAAAGTATGGCTTTATCGGGCTATAGCGGAGTGCCCATATGTAAGAGAACCTTATGTATATATGGCAAAGTTGGCGTACAGTGAAGAAAATTGGGAATTATTATTTTTTGTAACAGAAAAAGGATTAGAAATAAAAGAAAGGTCTGGAAGTTATTTAGTTGAACCTGAGAGCTGGGGATATATATTAGAAGATTACGCAGCTATTTCTTGTTATTACTTAGGTCTTTATGAAAAATCTTATGAACATGCTATAAAAGCGTGTGAGTTATTACCTAACGACTCAAGATTAGAAAATAATAAAAAACTTATTAAAGCCAAATTATAAGGAAGGAGGAGTAGAATGAGACATTTTAAAGTGGGAGTTTATGCAATATGTAAAAATGAAGAAAAATTTGCTGAAGCATGGATGAACTCTATGAGTGAGGCTGATATTATTGTTGTTACAGATACAGGGTCAACGGATAAAACAGTAGAAATATTAGAAACTAAGGGAGCTGTAGTTTATAAAGAAGAGATTATCCCTTGGCGTTTTGATGTGGCTAGAAATATTTCTTTAGAACATCTTCCGGAGAATGTAGATATTTGTGTCTGTACGGATTTGGATGAAATGCTAGTACCAGGATGGAGAGAAACATTAGAAAGTACGTGGCAAAAAGGCATTCATCAAGGTAAATACCTGTATAATTGGAATTTAAATCCAGATGGTACACCAAATAGCCAATTTACCTATTTTAAAGTACATGATAGGCAGCATTTTAGATGGGTATATCCTGTGCATGAAGTTTTAGAATATGTAGGTAAAGAACCATATAGGGAAGTTTTTATAGAAGGGATGGTTCTTAACCATTATCCTGATTCAACTAAATCTAGAGACTCTTATCTAGAACTTTTGGAGATGGCAATAGAAGAAAGTCCGGAAGATGATAGGATGACCTACTATTTAGGTAGGGAATATATGTACAAAGAAAAATCGCAGCAGTGTATAGATACACTAATAAGATATTTACAATTAAAGTCAGCAGTTTGGAAAGAAGAAAGATGTGCGGCAATGAGATGGATAGCAACTAGCTATGGAAACTTAGGTGAGGGTAAAGAAGCAGAGGCTTGGTATTACCGAGCTATTGCAGAGGTACCTTATATGAGAGAGGCTTACGTAGAAATGGCTCAATATGCTTATTTAAAAGAAGAATGGATAACAGTTTTTATGATGGCCAATGAAGCATTAAAAATCAAAGAGAAGTCAAAATGTTATATTAACATGGGCTATGCATGGAATGAGACTCCCTATGATTTAGCAGCCTTGGGAGCATATTACTTAGGTATGTATGATAAAGCGTTAGTATATGCAAAAGAAGCCAATATAATTAATCCTAATAATCAGCGTATAAAGAACAATTTGAAGCTAATACAAGATAAATGCTTAGAATTGGCACAGAAAAAGGTAACTAAGATTCAAGCAAAAGAGGAATTGGTGCATACTTTACTACTTTTATTTAGAAACGAGCATTTATCAGAAGATCAAGAGTTAGCCATGACTTGTCTTTTTTCATTAGAAGAAGCAAAGTATAA
Coding sequences:
- the yabQ gene encoding spore cortex biosynthesis protein YabQ, producing the protein MNQIVSSQTRLFITSIEIGIMMGIIFDLVRIVRKIIKHPNFFVQLEDMLYWIFCGFTGFYMLYICNYADIRPYIFIGIILGATLYFLTFSIVFMGIMTRIINYVKAVLRKLYHLILIPVRGTIRLIKVPLNYIQNKHNQMKYYQKLKRRAVARKKYQQEADKKTERFLKNQKI
- a CDS encoding FtsB family cell division protein; protein product: MRKQKVIILRITFIVTTLGVLGLFVSGQNLRVLNQKVDKELEVTREKVAVQQDKLEALQKEVTDINSKEYIEKVATDQLGMVEEDTIVFREKK
- the prfB gene encoding peptide chain release factor 2 (programmed frameshift), translated to MLEMEQLQTSLQPYKAKLVEMGNRLDIEGCKVKASELEEMSMDNAFWNDIERAQSVLQQLKNYKDRIEKYDKLCGSFEDILVLIEMANEDEDIGLAEEAKACAKTFEEDYSEMLTATLLDQEYDRNNAILELHPGAGGTEACDWVAMLFRMYTRWADRKGFKVEVLDYLDGDEAGIKSVTIQISGENAYGYLKSEKGIHRLVRISPFDSSGRRHTSFASCDVIPEITDEIEIDIRPEDLRIDTYRSTGAGGQHVNTTDSAVRITHLPTNIVVQCQNERSQIQNRERAMQMLKAKLYEKEQEERMDRIDGIRGEKKDIAWGSQIRSYVFHPYNMVKDHRTSEETGNTSAVMDGDIDRFMNAYLGWIHQKD
- a CDS encoding chemotaxis protein CheW; the encoded protein is MESKQIVVFKLLEHEFGMDIIKVLEIQNYESIRPVPEVPDYIEGIINVRGVVFTIFNLRKRLNLPLQENLSHSKLILMNLKDNRVGFIVDSVSEILTVETMHIEESSTILGKKEVSCIQGIIKKADQMILLLDVDILISETQEMMPLGVNDENNYSSNSK
- a CDS encoding XTP/dITP diphosphatase; protein product: MKTIIVATQNKGKVKEIKEMLADLQVEVKTMGEAGIDIDIEENGTTFEANAIIKSEAIAALEPNAIVIADDSGLEIDYLNKEPGVYSARYLGKDTSYEIKNQMILEKLQDVAKEERTARFVCSIAMSRKNEATITTTGVLEGYIGYEAKGTNGFGYDPIFYVEELGTSTAMLSMEEKNQISHRAKALKAMKKELLKVL
- a CDS encoding metallophosphoesterase family protein; its protein translation is MKVLIISDTHGKIENVKMILERTIPLGVGTVLHCGDYVSDARLLQKYYPGVEIYYVYGNCDVGFGGAYSEVVTIEGVSFYMTHGHRYGVKWGEYDDLIIDAIAHEAQVAVCGHSHCAHIERKEDVLLLNPGSMTQPRDGKYPSYAIVEVKGGQIKEANIMQIIENENVIIHPISNRYRAR
- a CDS encoding CYTH domain-containing protein, whose product is MEIERKFLVQDYPSLEAYSSEKITQAYISTDPVIRLREMGNQYFLTVKSQGHMIREEFEMPITKEQYDSLYKKVDSSPIKKTRYFIPLENQLTAELDIYQGHLDGLCTVEVEFTSVAAADSFKAPQWFGKDITLDNRYKNNNLATYGVPTEK
- a CDS encoding glycosyltransferase family protein, whose amino-acid sequence is MGKYKVCVYAISKDEEQFVERWMDAVSEADLVVVLDTGSTDETVGKLRKRGAIVYEDKIEPWRFDVARNKALDYVPIDVDICVSNDLDEVFEKGWRKKLEEVWRPFYTRAKYRFTWSYKADSSPDKQFVMEKIHARNNFRWIHPVHEVLEYIGEEPDQSVAIYDIVLNHYPDLTKPRSQYLALLELSAEENPMDDRTIFWLGREYMYYSQYDACIEILKRHLSLPTATWDEERSASMRFISNSYKAMENMSEAKVWLYRAIAECPYVREPYVYMAKLAYSEENWELLFFVTEKGLEIKERSGSYLVEPESWGYILEDYAAISCYYLGLYEKSYEHAIKACELLPNDSRLENNKKLIKAKL